The following are encoded in a window of Panicum virgatum strain AP13 chromosome 5N, P.virgatum_v5, whole genome shotgun sequence genomic DNA:
- the LOC120676755 gene encoding uncharacterized protein LOC120676755, producing the protein MTDVQSAVQALQELEVFRQKVGEFGSEMAMRMAMDPKTSPSSWWMMFGSSTPKLQYLAMRFVSQCCSSSGCERNWSTFALMHIKVRNRLSHKKLNKLVYVNYNLRQRLEEVSGPPIREEGDFIDQLAHLSFYDENNPVREWMEYGRSNRAPVLDEDDDDGDVPLPSHIVRDQINLSDLRDTTGDACISDWARRHVGDTHLGKRKFQRGHTKGDSKRQKQKEKATAK; encoded by the exons ATGACGGATGTCCAGAGCGCCGTGCAGGCATTGCAGGAGCTTGAGgtgtttcggcagaaggttGGCGAGTTTGGCAGTGAAATGGCAATGAGAATGGCGATGGATCcaaagacatccccat cgtcctggtggatgatgttcggatcaagcactccaaagctgcaGTATCTTGCCATGCGGtttgtttcacaatgttgttcgtccagtggatgcgagcgcaactggagtacttttgccttgatGCATATAAAAGTTCGCAATCGAttgtcgcacaagaaacttaacaagctggtctatgtcaactacaaccttcgtCAGCGACTAgaggaggtctccggcccaccgatacgtgaagaaggtgattttatcgaccagctggcccatctttcattttatgatgagaataatccggtgcgggaatggatggaatatggtcGATCTAACCGcgctccagttctggacgaggatgatgatgacggagACGTCCCTCTCCCGTCTCATATTGTCAGGGATCAAATAAACCTCTCAGATTTACGTGACACTACGGGGGATGCTTgcatcagcgattgggcacgtagacatgtgggtgacactcacctagggaagaggaAATTCCAGAGGGGGCATACGAAGGGTGACTCGAAGCgtcaaaaacaaaaagaaaaagcaaCAGCAAAATAA